From Chryseobacterium camelliae:
CGGTCGGCAGTCCCATTGCATAGACCAGTGTCAGGTTAACCCGCATAGACGGAAACTTCGGCATATAATCCTGGTAAAACATGGCAAATCTGAATCTCTGATCCGTAGGCCTCGGTATATCGCCCTGACCATTGATGTTCTCATACACCCTTGCATAACTCGCTGAAAGCCAAGAGTCCACTCCCGGTACAAATTCCCCGAACAGGCGGGTATCGATACCGTAAGCGTAGCCGGTCGCATTATTTTTTCCTGTATAACGGATTCTCACATTGTCCATATAATACGGAATCAGGTTATCCATTTTTTTATAATAAGCTTCAGTAGTCAGCTTGAATGGCCGGTCGTACATCTGAAACTCATAATCATTAGCCATGATGACCTGAATGGAACGCTGGGATTTGATATCGCTGTTGAAATTTCCTTCCAGATCTTTTATTTCCTTGTAGAAAGGCGCCTGGTAATAGACCCCTCCGGAAAGCCTGAATAACATATCCGTATCCCAATCCGGTTTGATGGCAAACTGTGCCCGTGGTGAGAAAATGGTTTCGTTATTGAAGCTCCAGTGGGCAACCCTGGCTCCTGCATTGACGAAAACTTTACTCGAACCCCAGAAAAATTTCTGTGAATACTGGGCATAAGCTGATAAACGCGTAGGTTGGATATGGTTGTTTCCGGCAATACTGTAAAACAGTTTAAGGTCGGATATATTACCGATCCTGGGGTCGTCTACCGGAATCGGAGTGCTGTAACCCGCAGAATCTACCAGCTTCCATTCATTCGTAAGGTCTTTCAGGTTTTCTTTCTCATATTTGAATCCAAGCTCAATATCGGTATTTACATTAGGAGAAAACCGGGTCCTGAACTGGGTCCCGTAAGTCCTTACGAACAGGTCGTTCCTTGCGCTTTCAATTTGGCCACCCGCATCATAAGACGTTACAGGGTTTCCTGTAATAGGATCAAAGGTCTGCAGGATATAGGCAGAAGCAATGGAATAATATTCCCGCTCACGGTTCTGATAGGCAAAACTGTCCAGCGTAAACCGCCATTTGTCAGAAGGCTTATAATTCATGGAGAAGGTCCCCATCATATTTTTATATTTGTCATCTTCGCGCCCGGCATAGTTTACCGTTACATTGATCGGCCTCTGGAGCGACCCGAAGTCCACACTTCTTTCTTTAGGGACCATCTCATAATCATTTTTGGAATAATACCCGATGAATGACATGGTGAATTTAGGGCTGAGATGGTAGTTGATATACGACTGAAAATCATAGTACTTTGGATTGAAATCCGTATCTTCATTCAGCGTATTCAGAACCAGGTTGGTATTCCGGTACCGGCCTGAAAATATGGCAGTAAGCTTCTTGTTTTCCGTAGCAAACCCGGTCGTCAGTCTTCCGCCGATCAAACTCCCCTCCCCGGAAACTTCAAATTTTTCGGGTTCACGGTAATAGATATTCAGAGCTGAAGACATTTTATCACCATACCTGGGCTCAAAACCTCCTGCAGAAAAGTTTACCGTGGATACCATATCAGGATTGATGATGCTGAGCCCCTCCTGCTGCGAATTCCGGATCAGGAAAGGGCGGTAGATTTCAATATCATTGATATAGATCAGGTTTTCGTCATAGTTTCCACCACGCACCATATACTGGGAAGAAAGCTCCGTATTGGAGTTAACGGAAGGAAGGGTCTTGATGATCCCTTCAATCCCTCCTGAAATACTGGCCACATTCTGAGCATCCTTCGCGGAAATTTTTACCGTTGTAATATCACTGGTCTGTCCTGTGACTTTTTTCTGGAAAACAACTTCCTCAATATCGGTTACTTTTGCGGTATCTCTTTTTTTAGTCTGGGAGAACACCAGTACGGGAACCATAAGGCTTAGTGGTAAAACTAGTTTTTTCAAAAGAAATGTTTTAAGAATTTCTAAAATTAAGTAATTTTTAACAATTACAAAATCGATTCTCTAATTCTTGTCAATTTTTGTAACAAATCTTCTAATAAATCCAGCCTTAGCATATTGGCTCCGTCTGATAAGGCAGTTTCCGGTGTTGGATGGGTTTCAATGAAAATCCCGTCTGCGCCCACAGCAATTCCTGCTTTGGCTACGGTTTCAATAAGATCCGGCCTTCCTCCGGTAACACCCGAACTCTGGTTAGGCTGCTGTAAAGAATGGGTGACATCCAGGATAACAGGGGCATACTGTTTCATGGTAGGAATTCCACGGTAATCCACAATCAGATCCGTATATCCAAATGAATTTCCCCGTTCGATGATCGCTACCTTATTATTATCGGAATCCGTTACCTTCTGTACGGCAAATTTCATGGATTCAGGAGATAAAAACTGTCCTTTTTTAAGGGTCACGCATTTTCCTGTCTTGGCTGCTGCCACGAGGAGGTCTGTCTGACGTACCAGAAATGCCGGGATCTGCAAAACATCTACATATTGCGCCGCTAAAGCTGCGTGCTCATTTTCATGGATGTCTGTTGTAGTAGGAATATTGAAGGTCTCACCCACTTTCTTCAGAATTTCCAGGGATTTCTCTTCTCCTATCGATGTAAAAGAATCTACGCGGCTGCGGTTGGCTTTTTTAAAGCTTCCTTTGAATATATAGGGAATGTTGTATTTATCGGTAATCTGGATTACTTTTTCGGCGATCCTCAATGCCATGTCCTCTCCTTCTATAATACAGGGACCGGCGATCAGGAAAAAGTTTTTGGAATCTTTGTGACGGATGTTATCTAAATACTGGATCATTTTTATTGTAATTAAAAAGTTCAGTAAAATTACTGGAAAAATTATAGAATAGGAAATTAATTTCCTTATGTGGGGTATTTCATGCTTACGATTACCTTATATATCAAGCCATCTTTTTAAGGATTTTATCAAATGTATTGATGTTCCGGGTGGTAACCCGGTCTTTAAGATCTTTCCTTCCTAAAATTTTCCCGAAAGAAGAGTCTAAAGTACTTCCTTTGGGAACCTGCCAGTAAAAGATATGATTAATGATTGCAGCCTCTTCGTGTTTTGCTTTGGATGCATCGTTGAATTCTTTCATCAGTATTTCTTCTATGCCTTCATTACCGATAAAAGCATAGACATGAAGATCATCATTTTTTTTAAAAGGATTCCCGTTCCTGAGGTTTTCTGTTTCTTCCCGGGATTTAACAAACAGGAATGCTTCATAAGAAAAATGGTCTGACATTGATTTTTCAAGAACGGCTCTTAATGCTACAGCATTTTTATCAGACGTAAAAACGATATTTCCGGAGGCCAATACGGAACTGACATTTTCCATGCCTGCACCGGAAAATACCTGACAGACGTCTGCCATTTTCATATTCGTCCCTTTTACATTAACGCCGCGGAGAAAAGCACAGTATTTCATGATTTGATTTTTAATGGTGTCATTGTTTTCTTAATCCTTGATTCTTACATAAAGATTGTAATCTGTACCTGAAGGCTTCAGGATATAAATCTTCTCCAGCAATGGATTGCTGCTTTTCAGATGATTCTTAACCCTGAACTCTTTCAGAAGCCTGTAATGCATTGTATAATATGCTCCGTCCTTCCGTTCAAACAGATTATCGTAAGAGAGCAGATATTTGGGTTTTCTCTTCTTAACGGTATTGATCCAGTAATTTTGCCTGTCTTTTTTGATCTCATTCTGGATTTCCTTGTCTACAAGCCCCACTTCATCAATAGTTTTCAGACCCGAGAAATAAGGGACATAGCCGGCGGGTTCCAGCAGAATCCATTGGTTTTTGTCTTTTTCATAATGGTTGAGGAACAGCCCGATTGTCCTGCGGTAGTTCCATTCACCATTACCCGTTGCTATGGAATGCACCGTCTGGAAAGCCAGCATAGGAATCATATAAAACAACACAAACAGTCCGAGCCAAAGGTATTTCCGTGTTTTCTGTTCCAAGATAAAAATTACCCCCGGAACAAAAAGAAGGATCTGCGGCACCCAATAATACCAGTCGAAAAGGCTTTTCTGAGAAATGAAGATCAGTTGTTTGACCCATCCGAAGATAAAAATCATCCATAAAAAATAGTTTCTTTTTTCCGGCTGCCGCACCAGATAGATAAAGCACAAGATTTCAAAGACCAGAACAACTACAGTGAAAGGATTGAAATTGTCCGGCAGTTTCAGCATTCCCCAGAAATTCCCGTAGTTCACCAGGAAATAATCGACATTCTGGGCAAAGGTATAATCGCTGCCGTACATCAGCTTTTTAGCAATAATGGTATTGTTAACGATCTCACCAAAATAAAACCAGTTGAAAGCCACGATGGAAACCAGCCCGATGAATCCTCCCAGGATATAACTCCATCTGATTTTTTTAGAATAGACAATATCGACCAGGAAAACCACTCCTAAAAATATGAGCGTATCAATGCGCGTGAGTATAATCAAGACCGGAAATAAAATCAATGCCCATTTTTTATGATTCTTAAATCCATAATACAGCATCGCCATTTCCAGGAAAAAAAGAAGCCCATATTCCATTCCTAGGATGGAAATCTTAATGGCTGGAGGCAGGATTCCGATCAGGAAGATCAACAACGCTTTATGTAAAGGATTTTTGAGGATAAGATGGGACAGCAGTAAGGTTCCCAGTGTGAAAAGCACAGAATTAAAAATCAATAAAGGCTCTATAAAATGCTCTTTCCCGAATACCAGATTGAACAGGTAAGAAATAATAACATACAGGTGCGTGGTGGAAGCTGATATTTTAATGTCTCCGTTAAACCCGATCACGCCGTAATCCATAAGGTTCTGGGCCACCCTCCAGGTGATGAACGCATCTTCCTGTATGTAATGGGTAAGGAGAAAAAGCAATTTAAACAGCACCGTAAAAATTACAGCATAATAAGGGAGCTTGGGATTATCAATTCCTGTCATCATGTATGTATGTTGCTGCAAATATAATCCTAAAATTTTTGAATCCCATAACAAAAAAACGGAACCGAAGTTCCGTTTTTAAGTTTTTTACTGAGTAGCCTTAATGATGGCATTGGTAATTTCCGATTCTTTTTCTTTGGAATATGTGGAATCAAAAGGCTCCATAATATCAAACAGATACTGATAGAATGGCGTGATCTTCTGGACATTTTCAGACTCCGACATGGCCTTTTCCTTACCCATCTGCTGAAGATCCTTTATGAAGACATTGAATTTCTTATCAATAGGCTCTATCGATTGTACCAGATATTCATAGGCCTTATCTTTCTGTCCAAGTTTTTTGTAGGCATCGGTTACTGCTGAAACTACAAGTGAATACTCCATTGGTTTTGCCCTCATCTGCCTTCTTACATAAGTCTGGTCGGCTTTGTTCAGGCTCAGATAATAGTCGTACTCACTGAAAATTCCTTTTTTGAGGATTTCCGCCAGCTGCAATCCTTTTTGTTCCTGTCCGGCAACAATGTATGCATATACCATGGAACTTAAAGAACGCGGATCGTTGTATTTTTCAGCAGGAATTTCCCTGGCAGCAAGATCAAGAAGTTCAATGGCCTTTGCTTTCTGCCCCATCGTTGCCAAGGCAGCTGCTGCCCTGCTTGCCGAACTTCTGTAGCTGATGATATTGGACGTTGCCGTTTCATCAAAATGGGCATTCAGGTCTTTGAAGTTACCCCATCGGAAGTTTTTCACGATATTATATAATGAGTTTGCATCTACCCTTCCTATTTCACCGTCAGGCGTCTGTGGCGTATGGATCGGTACCAGTCGGTAACTGAACCCGTCAAACTGAAGGTACTCATCCAGGTAGAAAACATTTTCACTGTCATAAATCCCTCCTGAAGAAAAGTTGATTGGTCTCTTCCAGTCGAAATTCGCCAGGATGTCCATCATGATCAGGTTATTTTTATAAAGGGTATTGGCTTTATAATTTATCATGATCTGGTTAGCCGTATTCGCCAGGTCTGAAGCATTGATAATTCCTGCACGTAAAGCATTGTCCTTATTAACCGGAAGGATAAATTTGTGTACCGGAAGGATGTTGTATTTTTCATATTTTTCCTCTCCGAAATACAGCTTCAGCAGTTCATCTTTAGCCGGAGATTTATATTTGATGAATCTCATGGCATCTTTCAGTGTCATGGAATCCTGAACCAGGTATTTCCTGAATTCTGCAAAAGTAGATTCTGCGCCCTGCTCTTTGGCCATAGAGAAAAGTCCCTGCCAGTCTTCCTTCTTCATCATATAGATCTGGTCATTTACACCATCCCTGTAATCATCATGGGTCAGCTGACTTGGAATAGGCTCCGCGTTGTAGGTTTTTCTTTTGATCTGGTCAATATTCCACGGTGTTGAAGCCAGTGTGAAGTTCACTACTTTTACATCGTCTCTGAACCTTTGCGTTTCCTGAATGGCCCAAACCGGATACGTATCGTTATCTCCATACACAAACAGGATATCCTCTTTAGGTAAGGACTTCAGTACTGAATACGCATAATCATACGCAGTATAGCGGTTGCTTCTGTCATGAACATTGTAGTTCTGGAAGCCCATCATAAAAGGAACCCCAAGCAATACAACTCCTACCGCAATATTGGCAGCGTTGGACTTCACCTTGGATTGCAGGAACCATAAAATAGCACCCGCTCCCAGACCGATCCATAGCGCAAAAGCATAGAAGGAACCAACCATTGCGTAATCTCTTTCTCTAGGTTCAAATGGCTTCACACCGGTATAGAATACGATCCCGACACTGGTCAGGATAAACAGCGACAACAAAGCATAGAACCTTCCGAAATCTTTATTCAGCTGGAAAAAGAAACCGATCAGTCCTAAAATCAATGGCAGGAAGAAGAATTTCACCGTACTTTCATTCTTGAATTTTGCCGGCATCTTATCCTGATTTCCCCACAGGGCATTGTCAATAAAAGAGAACCCTGAAATCCAGTTGCCCTTAGTGTTTTCCATATTTCCTTCAAGGTCGTTCTGGCGGCCCACAAAGTTCCACATCAGGTAGCGGATGAAATAATAGCTGTTCTGGAAGCTAATGAAATAATCCATGTTCTGCGCAAATGAAGGCTTCTGAACATTGATCAGGTTATAAGGCTTTACTTTAAGATAATCTGAAGCGGTGATAGACCGGTCTTCATATTTCTTTCTCAGTTCCTCAAAAATCTGTTTGGCTTCCGGGCTGTTCGCCACGTCTTCATTATCATAGTTAAACGTAAAATCCGGTGCACCGTACATAGAGATGTAATTGGCCATTACATCTTTGTCTTCACTAAACATTCTCGGCATCAGGCTCACCTGAGACTTGCTGAATACATAGTTAAAACGGTCTCCCGTTTTTCTGTAAGTGCCTGTTTTTTCGTCTTTTTCATAGATTTCTCCGGTCTTTGTAGTCTTGAAACTTCCGTCTTCATTCTTTTCAATTCCGTTGGCATCAAGGAAAGCGGTATAGTTTTGTCCGTAGAATGTCGGCCAGTCACCATATTGTACCCTGTTGTAATAATCCAGCATCCCGATAGCCGTATCAGGATCATTCAGGTTCATCGGCGGATTGGCATTGGCACGGATCGGAATAACCATCCAGCAAGAAAAGCCGATCAGCATAAATACAATAGACAGTGCCGCGGTCTGGTAAATTTTCTTCTGGAGTTTTCTTGCATATTTGATGATCAGATAGCAAAGCACAACAGTTAAAACAAATGCGGCTATGGTTCCGGAGTGGAACGGCAGCCCCAGCCCGTTCACGAAAAATATCTCAAGTTTCCCGAACATCGTCATGACCAGCGGGAAAATGATTTTAAATACAAAAGCAAGAATAACCAGTGTAATTACATTCGCCCAGATAAAGTTTTTCCAGGTAAAGGTGTAATTTCTGGCATAATACACCAGGCATACAGCCGGCAGCGCAAGCATACACATCATGTGAACCCCTACGGAAAGCCCAAGAATAAAGAAAATAAGAATGATCCATCTTTCATTTCCCTGTTCCTGGTATTCGTTCTCCCATTTAGTGATCAGCCACACCAGCAAAGCAATGAACATAGAAGCCATAGAATATACTTCCCCCTCTACAGCAGAAAACCAGAAGGTATCTGAAAAAGTAAAGCATAAAGCTCCAACAGCCCCTGCAAATAAGATCGATATTTCCTGGTGCCTGTTCACCTGATCAAAGTCTTTGTTCAGCAACCTCCTGAGAAAATGTGTGATGGTCCAGAACAGAAAGAGGATCGTAAGTGCACTGAAAAGAGCGGACATCGCATTGATAACGATTGAATAATTCTCCCCGCTTCCAAAGGCGAACATGGCCGCAACCGCACCTACAATCTGAAATAAAGCTGCTCCCGGAGCATGTGTTACCTCAAGCTTTACGGCAGATGAAATATACTCGCCGCAATCCCAGAAGCTGAAGTTGGGTTCTATGGTTGACAGATAGGTGAAAAATGCAATGAAGAAAATGATCCATCCCGAGACGGTATTCCATTGCCTAAAGGTCCAGTTTTTCATAATAGTAATATCAATTACGCGAAAATAAGGCTTTTCTATGATTTTAGATTCTTTTTAACAAAATTTAAAAATTTGGCTCACTTTTTGAAAACTTTCCTCTTTGATGACAGCTGTAAAAATAAATTTTATCTCCTGCATGCTGAGAAATCAAACAAAAGTTTAGAAATTATTTATTTTTTTGTATTTTTGCCGTCAGATTTTTATTGAAAATAATACACTAATGAGCAATGTTTACGATAATATCCTTGGCCTTATAGGAAACACTCCTATGGTGAAGCTAAATACTGTTACTAAAGATATTCCTGCAACCGTTTATGCCAAGTTAGAGTCATATAATCCTGGACATTCCACTAAAGATAGAATTGCACTTCATATTATAGACAACGCTGAGAGAAAAGGTTTATTGAAAGAAGGTTCTGTAATTGTAGAGACCACCTCCGGAAATACTGGATTCTCTCTTGCCATGGTATGCATCATCAAAGGTTATAAATGTATTCTCGCAGTAAGCGATAAGACGAAGCCGGAAAAGATTGCCTATCTTAAGGCATTAGGCGCTACCGTATATGTATGCCCTGCCAATGTTCCTGCCAACGATCCCCGTTCTTATTATGAAGTAGCCAAAAGAGTAGCTGCAGAAACTCCGAACTCTGTTTATATCAATCAGTACTTCAACGAGCTGAATATTGATGCGCACTATCAGACTACCGGTCCGGAAATCTGGGAGCAGACCCAGGGAAAGATCACCCATCTTTTTGCCTGTACGGCGAACAGGAGGTACACTGTCCGGATCTGCAAAATTCCTGAAAGAAAAGAATCCTGACATCAAAATCATTGGAGTAGATGCCGACGGCTCTATTCTGAAAAGCTATCATGAAACCGGAGAGATCCATAAAGAAGATGTTCACCCTTACCAGATTGAAGGTATGGGGAAAAACCTGATCCCTTCTGCCCTTCTGTTTGATAAAATAGATGAATTTGTGCGGGTAAACGATGAAATGTCAGCCTATAGAACCCGGGAGATCGCTTTGAAAGAAGCCATTATGGGCGGATATACTACCGGTGCTGTTACACAGGCTTTGATCCAGTATGCACAATCCCATCAGTTTGCTGAAAATGATCTTGTGGTATTGATCTATCCTGATCACGGCTCAAGATACATTACCAAAGTATACAGCGATAAATGGATGGCTGAACAAGGCTTCATCAACAACTGTGTTCACAATTATGATGAAGTTTTTAAAACAGAATTCATCAAATAATAAAAACAACCACGATACAAATCAGGCCTTTTGATTATAAAAGGCTTTTTTAATTAAAAAAATATTATTGAAATGTTGGATATTTTTGAAAGAATAAAACAAAATCCTGGTCCTCTGGGACAGTTTGCTGATTATGCTGAAGGCTATTTTGTTTTTCCTAAACTGGAAGGCCCTATTGGCCCAAGAATGAAGTTTCAGGGTAAAGAGGTAATTTTCTGGAGTGCCAATGATTATCTGGGACTTTGTAACCACCCGGAAGTTCTGGAAGCTGATGCCAAAGCAGCAGCAGAATACGGAATGTTCTACCCGATGGGAGCCAGAGCAATGTCTGGAGAAACAGAGCAACACCAGCAATTGGAAAAAGAACTGGCGGAATTTACCCAGAAAGAATCTGCTTACCTTCTTAACTTCGGGTATCAGGGGATGGTTTCCACGATCGATGCTCTTGTTACGAGACACGACGTTATCGTATATGATGCAGACTCACATGCCTGTATTGTGGATGGGGTACGCCTTCATATGGGAAAAAGTTTTACTTTCAAACATAACGATATTGCCAGCCTGGAAAAAAACCTGGAGCGTGCAACCAAAGTAGCGGAAGAAACCGGAGGCGGAATCCTTGTGATTACGGAAGGCGTTTTCGGAATGCGCGGAATGCAGGGAAAACTAAAGGAAATATGCGAACTTAAATTAAAATTCAGTTTCCGACTGCTCG
This genomic window contains:
- a CDS encoding DUF1697 domain-containing protein is translated as MKYCAFLRGVNVKGTNMKMADVCQVFSGAGMENVSSVLASGNIVFTSDKNAVALRAVLEKSMSDHFSYEAFLFVKSREETENLRNGNPFKKNDDLHVYAFIGNEGIEEILMKEFNDASKAKHEEAAIINHIFYWQVPKGSTLDSSFGKILGRKDLKDRVTTRNINTFDKILKKMA
- a CDS encoding protein O-mannosyl-transferase family, whose translation is MKNWTFRQWNTVSGWIIFFIAFFTYLSTIEPNFSFWDCGEYISSAVKLEVTHAPGAALFQIVGAVAAMFAFGSGENYSIVINAMSALFSALTILFLFWTITHFLRRLLNKDFDQVNRHQEISILFAGAVGALCFTFSDTFWFSAVEGEVYSMASMFIALLVWLITKWENEYQEQGNERWIILIFFILGLSVGVHMMCMLALPAVCLVYYARNYTFTWKNFIWANVITLVILAFVFKIIFPLVMTMFGKLEIFFVNGLGLPFHSGTIAAFVLTVVLCYLIIKYARKLQKKIYQTAALSIVFMLIGFSCWMVIPIRANANPPMNLNDPDTAIGMLDYYNRVQYGDWPTFYGQNYTAFLDANGIEKNEDGSFKTTKTGEIYEKDEKTGTYRKTGDRFNYVFSKSQVSLMPRMFSEDKDVMANYISMYGAPDFTFNYDNEDVANSPEAKQIFEELRKKYEDRSITASDYLKVKPYNLINVQKPSFAQNMDYFISFQNSYYFIRYLMWNFVGRQNDLEGNMENTKGNWISGFSFIDNALWGNQDKMPAKFKNESTVKFFFLPLILGLIGFFFQLNKDFGRFYALLSLFILTSVGIVFYTGVKPFEPRERDYAMVGSFYAFALWIGLGAGAILWFLQSKVKSNAANIAVGVVLLGVPFMMGFQNYNVHDRSNRYTAYDYAYSVLKSLPKEDILFVYGDNDTYPVWAIQETQRFRDDVKVVNFTLASTPWNIDQIKRKTYNAEPIPSQLTHDDYRDGVNDQIYMMKKEDWQGLFSMAKEQGAESTFAEFRKYLVQDSMTLKDAMRFIKYKSPAKDELLKLYFGEEKYEKYNILPVHKFILPVNKDNALRAGIINASDLANTANQIMINYKANTLYKNNLIMMDILANFDWKRPINFSSGGIYDSENVFYLDEYLQFDGFSYRLVPIHTPQTPDGEIGRVDANSLYNIVKNFRWGNFKDLNAHFDETATSNIISYRSSASRAAAALATMGQKAKAIELLDLAAREIPAEKYNDPRSLSSMVYAYIVAGQEQKGLQLAEILKKGIFSEYDYYLSLNKADQTYVRRQMRAKPMEYSLVVSAVTDAYKKLGQKDKAYEYLVQSIEPIDKKFNVFIKDLQQMGKEKAMSESENVQKITPFYQYLFDIMEPFDSTYSKEKESEITNAIIKATQ
- the kdsA gene encoding 3-deoxy-8-phosphooctulonate synthase; translation: MIQYLDNIRHKDSKNFFLIAGPCIIEGEDMALRIAEKVIQITDKYNIPYIFKGSFKKANRSRVDSFTSIGEEKSLEILKKVGETFNIPTTTDIHENEHAALAAQYVDVLQIPAFLVRQTDLLVAAAKTGKCVTLKKGQFLSPESMKFAVQKVTDSDNNKVAIIERGNSFGYTDLIVDYRGIPTMKQYAPVILDVTHSLQQPNQSSGVTGGRPDLIETVAKAGIAVGADGIFIETHPTPETALSDGANMLRLDLLEDLLQKLTRIRESIL
- a CDS encoding TonB-dependent receptor plug domain-containing protein, giving the protein MKKLVLPLSLMVPVLVFSQTKKRDTAKVTDIEEVVFQKKVTGQTSDITTVKISAKDAQNVASISGGIEGIIKTLPSVNSNTELSSQYMVRGGNYDENLIYINDIEIYRPFLIRNSQQEGLSIINPDMVSTVNFSAGGFEPRYGDKMSSALNIYYREPEKFEVSGEGSLIGGRLTTGFATENKKLTAIFSGRYRNTNLVLNTLNEDTDFNPKYYDFQSYINYHLSPKFTMSFIGYYSKNDYEMVPKERSVDFGSLQRPINVTVNYAGREDDKYKNMMGTFSMNYKPSDKWRFTLDSFAYQNREREYYSIASAYILQTFDPITGNPVTSYDAGGQIESARNDLFVRTYGTQFRTRFSPNVNTDIELGFKYEKENLKDLTNEWKLVDSAGYSTPIPVDDPRIGNISDLKLFYSIAGNNHIQPTRLSAYAQYSQKFFWGSSKVFVNAGARVAHWSFNNETIFSPRAQFAIKPDWDTDMLFRLSGGVYYQAPFYKEIKDLEGNFNSDIKSQRSIQVIMANDYEFQMYDRPFKLTTEAYYKKMDNLIPYYMDNVRIRYTGKNNATGYAYGIDTRLFGEFVPGVDSWLSASYARVYENINGQGDIPRPTDQRFRFAMFYQDYMPKFPSMRVNLTLVYAMGLPTGAPVFTNPYTYQKTLPSYKRVDIGLSKVFIDPKSKDKAYGFWGNFEELTLGVQVFNAFNIRNTVSNQWITDATTSLMYPVPVRLTGRFFNVKLEFRIK
- a CDS encoding aminotransferase class I/II-fold pyridoxal phosphate-dependent enzyme, with the protein product MDIFERIKQNPGPLGQFADYAEGYFVFPKLEGPIGPRMKFQGKEVIFWSANDYLGLCNHPEVLEADAKAAAEYGMFYPMGARAMSGETEQHQQLEKELAEFTQKESAYLLNFGYQGMVSTIDALVTRHDVIVYDADSHACIVDGVRLHMGKSFTFKHNDIASLEKNLERATKVAEETGGGILVITEGVFGMRGMQGKLKEICELKLKFSFRLLVDDAHGFGTLGKTGAGAGEEQGCQDQIDVYFSTFAKSMAGFGAFISGDENIIRFLRYNLRSQIFAKSLTMPMVIGGLKRLELLRTRPEIKDKLWENVRKLQNGLKERGYNLGNTNTCVTPVFIQGTTIEATLLAKDLRENYGVFTSVVVYPVIPKGMILLRLIPTASHTDSEINETLAAFDGIREKLTSGYYREMEKQMNIEYKQM